From a single Miscanthus floridulus cultivar M001 chromosome 8, ASM1932011v1, whole genome shotgun sequence genomic region:
- the LOC136474646 gene encoding histone H2B.5-like — protein sequence MAPKAEKKPAAKKPAEEEPSVKAAPAEKAPAGKKPKAEKRLPAGKSAGKEGGEKKGRKKGKKSVETYKIYIFKVLKQVHPDIGISSKAMSIMNSFINDIFEKLAAEAAKLARYNKKPTVTSREIQTSVRLVLPGELAKHAVSEGTKAVTKFTSS from the coding sequence ATGGCGCCCAAGGCGGAGAAGAAGCCGGCGGCGAAGAAGCCGGCGGAGGAGGAGCCCTCTGTGAAAGCGGCTCCGGCGGAGAAGGCCCCCGCGGGGAAGAAGCCCAAGGCGGAGAAGAGGCTCCCGGCGGGCAAGTCCGCCGGCAAGGAGGGCGGCgagaagaaggggaggaagaaggggaagaagagcgTGGAGACCTACAAGATCTACATCTTCAAGGTCCTGAAGCAGGTGCACCCCGACATCGGCATCTCCTCCAAGGCCATGTCCATCATGAACTCCTTCATCAACGACATCTTCGAGAAGCTCGCCGCGGAGGCCGCCAAGCTCGCCCGCTACAACAAGAAGCCCACCGTCACCTCCCGCGAGATCCAGACCTCCGTCCGCCTCGTCCTCCCCGGGGAGCTCGCCAAGCACGCCGTCTCGGAGGGTACCAAGGCCGTCACCAAGTTCACCTCCTCTTAG
- the LOC136477966 gene encoding histidinol-phosphate aminotransferase, chloroplastic-like, whose protein sequence is MVEVERDAPVRLRWRCASAAHAPGGPMAKQNTMKRPGTRASALRHGETPDASGHESQSVSAAQTKPTILLGHTWPALCDTRYQHCRPQAPPPPAPDPRTQRRAAATLDPAPRRPTLRRATPGPPPRPQRLPRCVRSCRLGGAASLMDCSIRFRIRNPSPTASHFAGERRRPAGRVFLRTMASAAPVEEPTAAAEAKRRPTGDSFIRRHLRTLAPYQPILPFEVLSARLGRRPEDIIKLDANENPYGPPPEVSTALGSLKFPYVYPDPESRHLRAALAEDSGLESEYILAGCGADELIDLIMRCVLEPGDKIVDCPPTFTMYEFDASVNAALVIKVPRLPDFSLDVDRIVEVVEQENPKCVFLTSPNNPDGSVINDDDLLKILDLPILVVLDEAYIEFSSLKSKMAWVKKHDNLIVLRTFSKRAGLAGLRVGYGAFPLSIIEYLWRAKQPYNVSVAAEVSACAALQNPTYLENVKNLLVQERERLFNLLKGIPFLKPFPSHSNFILCEVTSGKDAKKIKEDLAKMGVMIRHYDKKELKGYIRISVGKPEHTDALMKGLNGLQL, encoded by the exons ATGGTGGAAGTGGAACGCGATGCACCTGTGCGGCTGCGCTGGCGCTGCGCGTCCGCCGCGCACGCGCCCGGTGGCCCTATGGCGAAGCAGAACACGATGAAACGGCCTGGGACTCGAGCCTCAGCCCTCAGGCACGGAGAAACGCCAGATGCGTCAGGGCACGAATCCCAAAGCGTGTCAGCCGCACAGACCAAACCAACGATTCTCCTCGGTCACACTTGGCCGGCCCTCTGCGATACCCGATACCAACACTGTCGACcccaagcgccgccgccgccagcgcccgaCCCCAGGACCCAACGGCGCGCAGCCGCGACGCTCGACCCAGCGCCGCGCCGCCCAACGCTGCGTCGCGCCACTCCAGGTCCACCGCCGCGCCCCCAGCGGCTGCCGCGCTGCGTCCGCAGCTGCCGGCTCGGCGGCGCCGCTTCGTTGATGGATTGTTCCATCCGGTTCCGCATCCGAAACCCGTCGCCGACCGCGTCCCACTTTGCTGGCGAGAGGCGGCGCCCAGCGGGCAGGGTATTTCTGCGGACCATGGCGTCGGCGGCCCCGGTGGAAGAGCCCACGGCGGCGGCCGAGGCGAAGCGGCGGCCGACCGGTGACTCCTTCATCCGGCGCCACCTCAGGACCCTCGCCCCGTATCAGCCCATCCTTCCTTTCGAG GTGTTATCTGCTCGGCTTGGGCGTAGACCTGAGGACATAATCAAGTTGGATGCAAATGAGAATCCATATGGTCCACCCCCGGAG GTCTCTACAGCATTAGGTAGTCTCAAGTTCCCCTATGTGTACCCTGATCCTGAAAGCCGTCACTTGCGTGCTGCCCTTGCTGAAGATTCTGGACTTGAATCTGAGTACATACTTGCTGGATGTGGCGCAGATGAACTAATTGATTTAATTATGAG ATGTGTGCTCGAACCAGGTGACAAAATTGTTGATTGCCCTCCAACATTCACAATGTATGAGTTCGATGCTTCAGTCAATGCTGCACTTGTTATCAAGG TTCCAAGACTGCCTGATTTTTCCCTAGACGTTGATCGTATTGTCGAAGTTGTTGAACAGGAAAATCCAAAATGCGTATTTCTGACATCCCCAAACAATCCAGATGGCAG TGTAATCAACGATGATGATCTTTTAAAGATACTGGATCTTCCGATACTTGTAGTGCTGGATGAAGCTTATATTGAGTTTTCAAGCCTAAAGTCAAAGATGGCATGGGTTAAGAAGCATGATAATTTGATTGTTCTCCGAACATTTAGCAAACGAGCAG GTTTAGCTGGTCTTCGTGTGGGTTATGGTGCATTTCCTCTGAGCATTATTGAGTATTTGTGGCGGGCCAAGCAGCCGTATAATGTTTCTGTGGCCGCAGAAGTTTCAGCATGTGCAGCATTGCAGAATCCAACCTATTTGGAG AATGTGAAAAATTTACTGGTTCAAGAGAGGGAGAGGTTGTTTAATCTTCTCAAAGGAATACCATTCCTGAAACCGTTTCCCAGTCATTCTAACTTCATTCTCTGCGAGGTCACATCAGGAAAGGATGCAAAGAAAATAAAG GAAGACCTTGCAAAGATGGGAGTGATGATCCGCCACTATGACAAGAAGGAACTGAAAGGGTATATCCGTATCTCAGTTGGGAAACCTGAGCACACTGATGCATTAATGAAAGGCCTGAATGGGCTTCAATTGTGA
- the LOC136477968 gene encoding RNA exonuclease 4-like isoform X1, which produces MDSRRESSETLRNKCAACFRQYNRMEHLVEHMKVSYHSVHEPKCGVCGKHCRSFESLREHLIGPLPKVECARVFSVRGCSICLNIFDSNATVRYHRAACQYSRAAPQMPRGGITGRAVALACKMVGGGSDGSMDLCARVCLIGEDEHIIFQTYVKPTLPVTNYRYEVTGIRPEYLRDAMPLKVAQRRIQEILCNGEPLWKLRPRSYGRAKILVGHGLDHDLERLGLEYPAFMIRDTAKYPPLMKTSKLSNSLKYLTQAYLGYDIHTGIQDPYEDCVAAMRLYIRMRSQAHPRDYNSGSGEAQNNYPAWRQREFERMSPEELLALSASDYYCWCLDY; this is translated from the exons ATGGACAGCAGGAGGGAGTCCTCGGAGACCTTGAG GAACAAATGCGCAGCCTGCTTCAGGCAGTACAACAGGATGGAGCACCTGGTGGAGCACATGAAGGTCTCGTACCACTCGGTGCACGAGCCCAAGTGCGGCGTCTGCGGGAAGCACTGCCGCTCCTTCGAGTCGCTCAGGGAGCATCTCATCG GGCCGTTGCCGAAGGTGGAGTGCGCGCGGGTCTTCAGCGTCCGCGGCTGCAGCATCTGCCTCAACATTTTTGACAGCAACGCCACCGTCAGATACCACCGTGCGGCCTGCCAATACTCTCGTGCTGCTCCG CAGATGCCCAGGGGTGGCATAACCGGTCGTGCGGTTGCCCTGGCTTGCAAAATGGTAGGGGGAGGGAGTGACGGCTCAATGGACCTTTGTGCAAGGGTGTGCCTCATTGGAGAAGATGAGCACATCATCTTCCAGACCTATGTCAAACCTACACTTCCTGTCACCAACTACAG GTATGAAGTAACTGGGATAAGGCCAGAGTACTTGAGGGATGCAATGCCGCTTAAGGTTGCGCAGAGGAGAATCCAGGAAATCCTGTGCAACGGGGAGCCACTGTGGAAGTTACGCCCAAGGAGCTATGGGAGGGCAAAGATCCTTGTTGGTCATGGCCTGGACCATGACCTTGAGCGCCTAGGGTTGGAGTACCCGGCATTCATGATTAG GGATACTGCGAAATACCCACCACTAATGAAGACTAGCAAGCTGAGTAACTCCCTGAAGTACCTTACACAAGCATACCTTGG GTATGATATCCATACTGGCATTCAGGACCCCTACGAGGACTGTGTTGCAGCAATGAGGCTGTACATCAGGATGAGATCACAAGCTCACCCAAGAGATTACAACTCCGGCTCAGGCGAGGCCCAGAACAACTATCCAGCCTGGAGGCAGAGAGAGTTCGAGAGGATGAGCCCAGAAGAACTCCTGGCACTTTCAGCATCAGACTACTATTGCTGGTGCCTGGATTACTAA
- the LOC136474648 gene encoding ATP synthase subunit O, mitochondrial-like gives MAAARHLRSGLPLLRAHLASSESAAVAQVSRGFASQPAKPTGKDIKVPEALYGGTGNYASALFLTAARANSLDKIESEIKTVVEASKKSPLFSQFIKDLSVPKGTRVKAVTEIFADTGFSDVTKNFLAVLADNGRLKYIERIAERFVDLTMAHKGEVKVVVRTVIPLPEKEEKELKDTLQDILGKNKTILVEQKIDYSIMGGLVIEFGQKVFDMSIRTRAKQMEAFLRQPLEF, from the exons ATGGCGGCGGCGCGGCACCTCAGATCCGGTCTCCCCCTCCTCCGCGCCCACCTCGCATCCTCCGAATCCGCGGCCGTCGCCCAG GTCTCGAGGGGCTTCGCGTCGCAGCCGGCCAAGCCCACCGGGAAGGACATCAAG GTTCCAGAAGCTCTGTATGGTGGCACAGGCAACTATGCCAGTGCACTGTTCCTCACAGCAGCTAGAGCTAACTCATTGGACAAAATTGAGTCTGAGATTAAAACTGTTGTAGAGGCATCCAAGAAGAGCCCGTTGTTCTCTCAATTCATAAAGGACCTGTCAGTTCCAAAAGGGACAAGGGTGAAGGCTGTAACCGAAATATTTGCTGACACTGGGTTTTCGGATGTTACAAAGAATTTCTTGG CTGTCCTGGCGGACAATGGCAGGCTGAAATATATTGAGCGCATTGCGGAGAGATTTGTTGATTTGACTATGGCACACAAGGGGGAGGTGAAGGTTGTGGTCAGGACAGTTATT CCACTTCCCGAGAAGGAGGAGAAAGAACTCAAGGATACCTTGCAGGATATCCTTGGGAAGAACAAAACTATTTTGGTGGAACAGAAG ATTGACTACAGCATCATGGGAGGATTAGTGATTGAATTCGGGCAGAAGGTGTTTGATATGTCTATCAGGACTAGGGCGAAGCAAATGGAGGCGTTCTTGAGGCAACCCCTTGAATTCTAA
- the LOC136477968 gene encoding RNA exonuclease 4-like isoform X3 encodes MEHLVEHMKVSYHSVHEPKCGVCGKHCRSFESLREHLIGPLPKVECARVFSVRGCSICLNIFDSNATVRYHRAACQYSRAAPQMPRGGITGRAVALACKMVGGGSDGSMDLCARVCLIGEDEHIIFQTYVKPTLPVTNYRYEVTGIRPEYLRDAMPLKVAQRRIQEILCNGEPLWKLRPRSYGRAKILVGHGLDHDLERLGLEYPAFMIRDTAKYPPLMKTSKLSNSLKYLTQAYLGYDIHTGIQDPYEDCVAAMRLYIRMRSQAHPRDYNSGSGEAQNNYPAWRQREFERMSPEELLALSASDYYCWCLDY; translated from the exons ATGGAGCACCTGGTGGAGCACATGAAGGTCTCGTACCACTCGGTGCACGAGCCCAAGTGCGGCGTCTGCGGGAAGCACTGCCGCTCCTTCGAGTCGCTCAGGGAGCATCTCATCG GGCCGTTGCCGAAGGTGGAGTGCGCGCGGGTCTTCAGCGTCCGCGGCTGCAGCATCTGCCTCAACATTTTTGACAGCAACGCCACCGTCAGATACCACCGTGCGGCCTGCCAATACTCTCGTGCTGCTCCG CAGATGCCCAGGGGTGGCATAACCGGTCGTGCGGTTGCCCTGGCTTGCAAAATGGTAGGGGGAGGGAGTGACGGCTCAATGGACCTTTGTGCAAGGGTGTGCCTCATTGGAGAAGATGAGCACATCATCTTCCAGACCTATGTCAAACCTACACTTCCTGTCACCAACTACAG GTATGAAGTAACTGGGATAAGGCCAGAGTACTTGAGGGATGCAATGCCGCTTAAGGTTGCGCAGAGGAGAATCCAGGAAATCCTGTGCAACGGGGAGCCACTGTGGAAGTTACGCCCAAGGAGCTATGGGAGGGCAAAGATCCTTGTTGGTCATGGCCTGGACCATGACCTTGAGCGCCTAGGGTTGGAGTACCCGGCATTCATGATTAG GGATACTGCGAAATACCCACCACTAATGAAGACTAGCAAGCTGAGTAACTCCCTGAAGTACCTTACACAAGCATACCTTGG GTATGATATCCATACTGGCATTCAGGACCCCTACGAGGACTGTGTTGCAGCAATGAGGCTGTACATCAGGATGAGATCACAAGCTCACCCAAGAGATTACAACTCCGGCTCAGGCGAGGCCCAGAACAACTATCCAGCCTGGAGGCAGAGAGAGTTCGAGAGGATGAGCCCAGAAGAACTCCTGGCACTTTCAGCATCAGACTACTATTGCTGGTGCCTGGATTACTAA
- the LOC136474649 gene encoding uncharacterized protein, which yields MPLPNLKHSAACLLTSQAVTTHPPLLHRVALNARMAASTTTPTMPATVTPLPGYGYQGSAAGAGAGAEPLHSSSGSIGTFFGVLVAVLVLTLLSCVFGRVCAAQADGPDERYDCTRLARRWCGWRVPRRAAVKQDAKAPPVLEVPAALPPPEEP from the coding sequence ATGCCTTTGCCGAACCTCAAGCACTCAGCTGCTTGCCTGCTCACCAGTCAGGCAGTCACTACCCACCCACCACTGTTACATCGTGTTGCTCTGAATGCGAGGATGGCGGCGAGCACCACCACGCCCACGATGCCGGCGACGGTCACGCCTCTGCCGGGCTACGGCTACCAGGGCTctgccgcgggcgcgggcgcgggcgccgagCCTCTGCACAGCTCCTCGGGGTCCATCGGCACCTTCTTCGGGGTGCTCGTGGCGGTCCTGGTgctcaccttgctgtcctgcgTCTTCGGCCGGGTGTGCGCGGCCCAGGCCGACGGGCCCGACGAGCGGTACGACTGCACGAGGCTGGCCCGGCGGTGGTGCGGCTGGCGGGTGCCTCGCCGGGCCGCTGTGAAGCAGGATGCGAAGGCGCCGCCCGTGCTGGAAGTGCCCGCCGCATTGCCACCGCCCGAGGAGCCGTAA
- the LOC136477970 gene encoding uncharacterized protein has product MQLSMSSPSLLAPSPSLLLLCSVYARPAMSSCVGETGLVAMDCLVVCCCCPCLVLQVTVFLFVRLPRKVVVKTKRIILRQWHRRRPASSAGSGLKLADLLDLDDGFEAAFGIGEEGAGDWKERCFTVGGDDDGDSVWEAIIEQEGLFWFGSFWGRREQEGSAPEGDDRMDGSFRLPVALERVRE; this is encoded by the coding sequence ATGCAGTTATCTATGTCCTCGCCGTCTCTTCTTGCTCCCTCACCATCGCTGTTGCTTCTGTGTTCTGTCTACGCGCGTCCAGCAATGTCGTCGTGCGTGGGCGAGACCGGCCTGGTGGCCATGGACTGCCTGGTGGTGTGCTGCTGCTGCCCGTGCCTGGTGCTGCAGGTCACCGTCTTCCTCTTCGTCAGGCTGCCCAGGAAGGTGGTCGTGAAGACCAAGAGGATCATCCTGAGGCAATGGCACAGGAGAAGGCCGGCGTCGTCAGCCGGGTCCGGGTTGAAGCTGGCCGACCTCCTGGACCTGGACGACGGCTTTGAAGCCGCGTTTGGGATCGGAGAGGAGGGCGCCGGCGATTGGAAAGAGAGGTGCTTCACtgtcggcggcgacgacgacggcgacagcGTGTGGGAGGCGATCATTGAGCAAGAAGGGCTCTTCTGGTTCGGGAGCTTTTGGGGCCGGCGGGAGCAGGAGGGGTCGGCTCCTGAAGGTGATGATCGGATGGATGGAAGCTTCAGGTTGCCTGTGGCGTTAGAGCGCGTACGTGAATAG
- the LOC136477969 gene encoding uncharacterized protein, whose translation MRVPRLPLLLKIAAAAAAGALALIVAARLRREDAVASLRREIREALGALVADDEDGGDGSDGEGAKEDASPPPPSVLITGFRAHGKSSLVNTACRALAAEEGPLLLRAEASPPGGGTDGHRRRRRVKAVVAGADGDGAGAREGDVVELLDAPPLPEAVRLTREDIDAAISGGDPECVVFILRCDAPTKERNAAIKRLPEISAAVRNKGLNLIIVLTFKKAMRSIRQAEELLREVSFRARTDCVYFIENYTWSNNGPNLHHPPVIKNDFETHFTVLTIIRQCLEFIKLNRSQSKDKKKNGKQEKTPEPKPKNPPTETKQYRKSNDSSVRLFFNSSET comes from the exons ATGCGCGTGCCGCGGTTGCCCCTCCTCCTCAAGATagccgcggcggcggctgccggGGCGCTGGCGCTCATTGTCGCGGCGCGCCTCCGCAGGGAGGACGCCGTGGCCTCCCTCCGCCGGGAGATCCGCGAGGCGCTCGGGGCACTCGTCGCCGACGACGAGGACGGCGGCGACGGGAGCGACGGCGAAGGCGCCAAGGAGGacgcctccccgccgccgccgtccgtgCTGATCACGGGGTTCCGTGCCCACGGCAAGAGCTCGCTGGTCAACACGGCGTGCCGGGCGCTGGCGGCCGAGGAGGGCCCGCTGCTGCTGCGCGCGGAGGCGTCGCCGCCCGGCGGCGGGACCGACGGGCACAGGAGGCGCCGGAGGGTCAAGGCCGTGGTGGCCGGggccgacggcgacggcgcggggGCGCGGGAGGGCGACGTGGTGGAGCTGCTGGACGCGCCGCCGCTCCCCGAGGCGGTTAGGCTGACGAGGGAGGACATCGACGCCGCCATCAGCGGCGGGGACCCTGAGTGCGTTGTGTTCATTCTGCGCTGCGATGCGCCCACCAAGGAGCGGAACGCCGCCATCAAGCGCCTCCCGGAGATTTCTGCCGCCGTCCGAAACAAAG GGCTTAATTTGATCATCGTATTGACTTTTAAGAAGGCCATGAGATCCATTAGGCAGGCCGAAGAGCTTCTACGGGAGGTTTCGTTCAGGGCTAGAACTGATTGTGTCTACTTCATTGAGAACTACACCTGGAGCAACAATGGGCCCAACCTCCACCACCCCCCTGTCATCAAGAACGACTTTGAGACTCATTTCACGGTGCTGACAATCATTCGACAGTGTCTTGAGTTCATCAAGCTAAATAGGAGCCAGTCCAAGGACAAGAAAAAGAATGGCAAGCAGGAAAAAACACCCGAGCCTAAACCTAAGAATCCACCCACAGAAACTAAGCAGTACCGGAAATCCAACGACTCCAGTGTAAGACTTTTCTTCAACAGTTCAGAAACTTGA
- the LOC136477967 gene encoding formate dehydrogenase 2, mitochondrial-like, with protein MAMRRAAQQAARFAMLGPHVPHIAPAARSLQASAGSKKIVGVFYKGGEYADRNPNFVGCAEHALGIRGWLESQGHQYIVIDDKDGPNCELEKHIADAHVLITTPFHPAYVTADRIARAKNLELLLTAGIGSDHVDLPAAAAAGLTVAEVTGSNTVSVAEDQLMRVLVLMRNFLPGHHQAIRGEWDVAGVAHRAYDLEGKTVGTVGAGRIGRLLLQRLRPFNCRLLYHDRLRIDPALEAETGAQFEAELDAMLPKCDVVVLNMPLTEKTRGMFDKERIARMKKGVIIVNNARGAIMDTRAVADACATGHIAGYGGDVWHPQPAPKDHPWRYMPNNAMTPHISGTTIDGQLRYAAGVKDMLERYFKGQDFPVQNYIVKEGKLAGQYQ; from the exons ATGGCCATGAGGagggcggcgcagcaggcggcgCGGTTCGCCATGCTGGGGCCGCACGTCCCTCACATTGCGCCCGCTGCGAGGAGCCTTCAG GCGTCCGCCGGCAGCAAGAAGATCGTGGGCGTGTTCTACAAGGGCGGCGAGTACGCCGACCGGAACCCCAACTTCGTCGGCTGCGCCGAGCACGCCCTCGGCATCCGCGGCTGGCTCGAGTCGCAGGGCCACCAGTACATCGTCATCGACGACAAGGACGGCCCCAACTGCG AGCTGGAGAAGCACATCGCGGACGCGCACGTGCTCATCACCACGCCGTTCCACCCGGCGTACGTGACGGCGGACCGCATCGCGCGCGCCAAGAACCTGGAGCTGCTCCTCACGGCGGGGAtcggctccgaccacgtcgacctgccggcggccgcggccgcggggcTCACCGTCGCCGAGGTCACCGGCAGCAACACGGTGTCGGTGGCGGAGGACCAGCTCATGCGCGTCCTTGTCCTCATGCGCAACTTCCTGCCGGGCCACCACCAGGCCATCCGCGGAGAGTGGGACGTGGCCGGCGTCGCGCACCGGGCGTACGACCTGGAGGGGAAGACGGTGGGCACCGTCGGCGCCGGCCGGATCGGGCGCCTGCTGCTGCAGCGCCTCAGGCCGTTCAACTGCAGACTGCTCTACCACGACAGGCTCCGGATCGACCCGGCGCTGGAGGCGGAGACCGGCGCCCAGTTCGAGGCGGAGCTCGACGCCATGCTGCCCAAGTGCGACGTTGTCGTGCTCAACATGCCGCTCACCGAGAAAACTAG AGGCATGTTCGACAAAGAGAGGATCGCGAGGATGAAGAAAGGCGTGATCATCGTGAACAACGCTCGAGGCGCGATCATGGACACGCGGGCGGTGGCGGACGCTTGCGCCACCGGGCACATCGCTG GATACGGCGGCGATGTGTGGCACCCTCAGCCTGCGCCCAAGGACCACCCGTGGCGCTACATGCCCAACAACGCCATGACCCCTCACATCTCCGGCACCACCATTGATGGCCAG CTGAGGTATGCGGCCGGGGTCAAGGACATGCTGGAGAGGTACTtcaagggtcaggatttcccagtGCAGAATTACATCGTCAAGGAAGGCAAGCTCGCGGGCCAGTACCAGTGA
- the LOC136477968 gene encoding RNA exonuclease 4-like isoform X2, with protein sequence MDSRRESSETLRNKCAACFRQYNRMEHLVEHMKVSYHSVHEPKCGVCGKHCRSFESLREHLIGPLPKVECARVFSVRGCSICLNIFDSNATVRYHRAACQYSRAAPMPRGGITGRAVALACKMVGGGSDGSMDLCARVCLIGEDEHIIFQTYVKPTLPVTNYRYEVTGIRPEYLRDAMPLKVAQRRIQEILCNGEPLWKLRPRSYGRAKILVGHGLDHDLERLGLEYPAFMIRDTAKYPPLMKTSKLSNSLKYLTQAYLGYDIHTGIQDPYEDCVAAMRLYIRMRSQAHPRDYNSGSGEAQNNYPAWRQREFERMSPEELLALSASDYYCWCLDY encoded by the exons ATGGACAGCAGGAGGGAGTCCTCGGAGACCTTGAG GAACAAATGCGCAGCCTGCTTCAGGCAGTACAACAGGATGGAGCACCTGGTGGAGCACATGAAGGTCTCGTACCACTCGGTGCACGAGCCCAAGTGCGGCGTCTGCGGGAAGCACTGCCGCTCCTTCGAGTCGCTCAGGGAGCATCTCATCG GGCCGTTGCCGAAGGTGGAGTGCGCGCGGGTCTTCAGCGTCCGCGGCTGCAGCATCTGCCTCAACATTTTTGACAGCAACGCCACCGTCAGATACCACCGTGCGGCCTGCCAATACTCTCGTGCTGCTCCG ATGCCCAGGGGTGGCATAACCGGTCGTGCGGTTGCCCTGGCTTGCAAAATGGTAGGGGGAGGGAGTGACGGCTCAATGGACCTTTGTGCAAGGGTGTGCCTCATTGGAGAAGATGAGCACATCATCTTCCAGACCTATGTCAAACCTACACTTCCTGTCACCAACTACAG GTATGAAGTAACTGGGATAAGGCCAGAGTACTTGAGGGATGCAATGCCGCTTAAGGTTGCGCAGAGGAGAATCCAGGAAATCCTGTGCAACGGGGAGCCACTGTGGAAGTTACGCCCAAGGAGCTATGGGAGGGCAAAGATCCTTGTTGGTCATGGCCTGGACCATGACCTTGAGCGCCTAGGGTTGGAGTACCCGGCATTCATGATTAG GGATACTGCGAAATACCCACCACTAATGAAGACTAGCAAGCTGAGTAACTCCCTGAAGTACCTTACACAAGCATACCTTGG GTATGATATCCATACTGGCATTCAGGACCCCTACGAGGACTGTGTTGCAGCAATGAGGCTGTACATCAGGATGAGATCACAAGCTCACCCAAGAGATTACAACTCCGGCTCAGGCGAGGCCCAGAACAACTATCCAGCCTGGAGGCAGAGAGAGTTCGAGAGGATGAGCCCAGAAGAACTCCTGGCACTTTCAGCATCAGACTACTATTGCTGGTGCCTGGATTACTAA